One window from the genome of Pyxicephalus adspersus chromosome 6, UCB_Pads_2.0, whole genome shotgun sequence encodes:
- the PTPN11 gene encoding tyrosine-protein phosphatase non-receptor type 11 — protein MTSRRWFHPNITGVEAENLLLTRGVDGSFLARPSKSNPGDFTLSVRRNGAVTHIKIQNTGDYYDLYGGEKFATLAELVQYYMEHHGQLKEKNGDVIELKYPLNCADPTSERWFHGHLSGKEAEKLLTEKGKHGSFLVRESQSHPGDFVLSVRTGDDKGESNDGKSKVTHVMIRCQDMKYDVGGGEKFDSLTDLVEHYKKNPMVETLGTVLQLKQPLNTTRINAAEIESRVKELSKPAETADKFKQGFWEEFETLQQQECKLLYSRKEGQRAENKNKNRYKNILPFDHTRVVLHDGDPNEQVSDYINANTIMPEFETKCNNLKPKKRYIATQGCLQNTVNDFWRMVFQENSRVIVMTTKEVERGKSKCVKYWPEECALKEYGVMRVRNVKETPSHDYILRELKLSKVGQANTERTVWQYHFKAWPDHGVPTDPGGVLDFLEEVHHKQDSIQEPGPVVVHCSAGIGRTGTFIVIDILIDVIREKGVDCDIDVPKTIQMVRSQRSGMVQTEAQYRFIYMAVQHYIETLQRRIEEEQKSKRKGHEYTNIKYSLSEQTGGDQSPLPPCTPTPFPTPTLPEMREDPARVYENVGLMQQQKSFR, from the exons ATGGTTCCACCCAAATATCACAGGTGTTGAAGCAGAAAATCTTCTTTTGACCCGCGGAGTGGATGGTAGTTTCTTGGCACGTCCCAGCAAGAGTAATCCTGGTGATTTCACACTCTCAGTAAG GAGGAATGGAGCAGTTACACATATTAAAATCCAGAACACCGGTGATTACTATGACTTGTATGGTGGTGAAAAGTTTGCTACACTGGCTGAATTGGTTCAGTATTACATGGAACATCATGGacagttaaaggaaaaaaatggagatGTTATTGAGTTAAAGTACCCATTAAACTGTGCCGATCCTACATCAGAGAG GTGGTTTCATGGTCATCTCTCTGGGAAGGAAGCTGAGAAGTTGTTAACGGAGAAAGGTAAACATGGGAGCTTTCTGGTTCGTGAGAGCCAGAGCCACCCTGGAGATTTTGTGCTGTCTGTTCGCACTGGTGATGACAAGGGTGAGAGCAATGATGGCAAGTCTAAAGTAACACATGTCATGATACGGTGTCAG GATATGAAATATGATGTTGGAGGAGGAGAGAAGTTTGACTCTCTAACAGACCTTGTGGAGCATTATAAGAAAAACCCCATGGTGGAAACACTTGGGACGGTACTGCAACTCAAACAA cctCTGAATACAACTCGTATTAATGCAGCAGAAATTGAAAGTCGAGTAAAGGAATTGAGTAAACCTGCAGAAACGGCTGATAAATTTAAGCAGGGCTTTTGGGAAGAGTTTgag ACATTGCAGCAACAAGAATGCAAACTACTGTACAGCCGCAAAGAGGGACAGAGAGcagaaaacaagaacaaaaacagaTACAAGAATATTTTACCCT TTGATCACACAAGGGTTGTTCTTCATGATGGAGATCCTAATGAGCAAGTCTCTGATTACATTAACGCAAATACTATAATG cctgaatttgaaacaaaatgcaacaatttAAAACCCAAGAAACGTTATATTGCTACTCAGGGCTGCTTGCAGAATACAGTGAATGATTTCTGGAGAATGGTTTTCCAGGAAAACTCCAGGGTTATCGTCATGACTACAAAGGAAGTTGAACGTGGCAAG AGTAAATGTGTTAAATACTGGCCAGAAGAGTGTGCCCTCAAGGAATATGGAGTTATGAGAGTGAGAAATGTCAAAGAAACGCCATCTCATGACTATATATTAAGAGAACTCAAACTTTCAAAAGTAGGACAA GCAAACACTGAAAGGACTGTGTGGCAGTATCATTTCAAAGCTTGGCCAGATCATGGAGTACCTACTGACCCTGGTGGTGTCTTGGACTTTTTAGAAGAAGTTCACCATAAGCAGGATAGTATACAAGAACCTGGACCTGTTGTCGTTCACtgcag TGCAGGAATAGGACGCACAGGCACTTTTATTGTGATTGATATTCTCATTGATGTCATCCGAGAAAAAG GTGTTGACTGTGATATTGATGTACCCAAGACTATTCAGATGGTAAGATCTCAGAGATCAGGAATGGTTCAGACCGAAGCACAGTACAGGTTCATATACATGGCTGTGCAGCATTACATAGAAACTCTGCAGCGCAGGATTGAAGAGGAACAG aaaAGCAAGAGGAAAGGACATGAATACACAAATATCAAATATTCTCTTTCTGAACAGACAGGGGGAGACCAGAGCCCTCTTCCTCCCTGTACCCCCACACCATTTCCAACACCTACACTTCCAGA AATGAGAGAAGATCCTGCTAGAGTGTATGAAAATGTGGGCCTCATGCAGCAACAGAAAAGCTTCAGATGA